The following nucleotide sequence is from Pochonia chlamydosporia 170 chromosome 4, whole genome shotgun sequence.
GTAAGTGGACAGCGGCAAGGATGGACTTGGGTTGCTTCCCGCTGAGGATTTGTGGCTTTGGAATAGTTAGCGCCATACCTCTATGCTTCGTGGTATATTGGGACGGAAAGCTGAAAGGGATTGAACGCCACGACGGGGAGCCACAGCTTCGGCTTATAAAGCAAAGGCTGTAAGTGGACAGTCTTAAGGATCAACCTGGGTTGCTTCCCGCTGAGAATTTGTGGCTTTGGGATAATTAGCGCCATACCCTTATGCTTCGTGATATGTTGGGATGGAAAGCTGAAAGGGGCTGAACGCCACGACGGAGAGCCACAGCCTTGTTGACCCAAGCTGGGACATACAATGTTGGGAAAAGACTACGCAATACTTGTTTGACAGTATATGTGTACAGTTTAGTCAGTGTTGATTGATGACAGATGTAGAAATTCCTCGAGTTTGTTGAAATATTGCTTGTGTCCCATTCCACCGCGGGTAAATTTTGCCTCTGCTGGCTAAACCATTTCGGAGTTTGCAGGGATGGCCGGCTTTTGCGACAACAAACGTCAGTATTCTGCATTCTTTGGTGCCCAAGAGACGACTGATGATAGTACGACATGTTTTAAGCACATAGATTGGCCCATAGTACCTGGAGGCAAGTTTTGGAACAGTATAATTTCAGTTAGTTTTGTGAAATCTGACACTTCTATGACAGCCACTACGAGTACCCTGCGTAGTTTAATCACTAGTCAAGAACCGCAGATACGAGTCATGTATTGTcccattttcttttcttgcacCCTGAAATGCATTAGTCTCAGTCTACTAATGAAGTTTTGGACTCTGATATGTACAGATTTTCGCCTCTCGATCTTTCGGGAGATCGCACGCTTCTCGGACTATTCCAACATTATGGCATCCCGGCCGATTTCCTCACCGAAAGACTTCGCTCCGTGACACAGGCCAATAGTACACGTATTTTGCCCGACGGATCTCGAGGTGTGTCGCTACTCTACTTTCTCCGAGCTGTTCCTGAATCTTTCTTGTCAATATAACGTTAACAATTCAGCTTCATGGTTCCACTACCTTTGCAAGAACCTGGATGTTGGTTATCCTACCCAGAAGCCGCATTCAGGCTATACTTCTACCGGTTTGGAGATTATAGAACTTCATGGAGACAACCAGGTGCGGTCCAAGCAGTTCAAGAACGATAATTGGACTTGGCTTCGCAGTGCCTTTTTCCTGAAAAGTGGTGGCTCAGAAATTAGACTCGAAAATGGTCCAACTTCCAAACCATGTACAACTTTGATTTGCTTCGGCGCTCCAAAGTCTTTGGAAAAGAGGTTCGAAGACCTTGCAACCAGCCCAAGTTGGACTCAATGTGTCGATGCGCCTTACAATTTGTTTGTGATTGTGCTCGACGAACTCTTTCTCGAAATGGATGAGCAAGCCTGGAGACTCGCTGGCGTATTCCGCGGCGTTGAGACTGTAAGTTGCGCTGGGCATTACTACAAGATATCATGGTAATTGACCAGACATAGGCAGCCATCACGAACGCCAAGAAAACATTGGAAGTTTGGATAACGCCCTCGCGACAAGACATTACCGGACTACATAATATCGCAAAGCATTGCATATACTTGAGAGAAGCATTTGATGCCGTAATTATGACTGTTGAGGGCTTGATCGAACAGCACCTTGGGGGTTACCCCGAAACATCAGAGCGTGAGTCGACGAGTTCGATGCTCAAGTACAAATTGGGGCTTTTCCGTGCTGTCAATTTGCGACTGGCTAGTTTGGATAAGAGAATTAGCAATATTCTCAGCTTGGTGAATAATTCATTAATCGTTTGTGTTATGGAGACTACTAATCATATCTGTAGTCTTTCAATCTGCAAACTGCACAAGACAGCAGATTAATGCAAAAAGACAGCAACACAATGAAGTCGATTGCCGTATTGGCTCTCGTATTCTTACCTGCCTCAACTGTTGCTGTACGTTATTCTCTCGCAGCCATTGTTACTTCTTCCTCTAACTATTCTCTTGTGAAGGCAATATTTAGCAGTCCCTTTTTCTCAATGGATGATGCGGTTTCTCCTCAAAAGTTTAGAGTGTCAGGGGAGCTCTGGATCTTTTGGAGCATTGTCGCCCCCATGACTCTGGCAGTGGTGGCTATGTGGCTGGCATATGACCGCATGGCCGTAAGAAGGTGGGAGAAGGATCTTCAGAGCCATTGACACAATACCAAGGATGAGGATACGGGGGGGGACAAAGGTATCCATAAGCTTAGTACATAAATCGTTATATCACGCTACGCAAGATATAAATGAGAGGAGTACAATGCCACGCTTAAATCTCGAGCCGCCCACATCAAcactcatcatcaccaacacccgcatcaaccttgaccatCACTTTGCCTCTTGCATGTCTTCCACCCAACTTTTCATCAGCCTTATCCGCTTCTTCAAACGGCCAAACTCTATCCCTCACGGCCTTGATCTCCCCCTCCATGAGCCATACGCATGTCCGTCGAGGCTGGTGGTCGCAATGATACTTGATGTAGCTAGTTAGCGAGTGATCTTAGAAGCGGCTAGATCAAGTTATTCCACCATGAAATCTTACATGCTCTGCCGTCACCGGCGCGTCAGGCTTCGGTACGTAAAGTTGTGTAAATTCGAAAAAGTGACGGTCAAAACTAATGTATTTGTCTCCCATCGTAACCTCCTGCTGGTGCAGTGGGTTGTCTGTTAGCCCTGTTAAAAGTTCAGGAACCCCCGCCGTGGAACTCGACCAGTGCAACACTATCCTCATCCTTGTAGCAAGATGGGACGATACTGATGCTCTGCCATagtttttcttttcctttctccgCTACCTTACCATCGATGCCGGTCATGAGTGCGTCCTGCAAGCTATCATCGGACTCAGGCGCTGGGAGACCTCTAAGTAGGAAAACAAGGCCTCTCAGTTCCTTGCTTGAGCTATTGTTTTCATCATGTACATACCGTCCTGACCAGGAACGCATATATATGAATGTGACGAGAAGGACACAACTGATCCCGAAGACCTCCCAAACTCCGCCGTGTAAACGTGCAGAAACTCCGTCGAGTACCGAAATGGTAAGTAGAGACATGCCGAGAGCTCAGGGATAGCGCAGGAAAGTTATACATAAGCTCACTAAGCAGTGGGTGATTTGCGCCAAAGTTATTGTGGCTAAAAGCGTCAGTGCAAAGCGTCATGATTCCGGTTTTATAACAGCCCTTCGGATACTTGGATCTGGTCTCCTTTTCGATCAACTAGAAGCTTCATAATTTCTGCACCATTTCCAACCGCCACATCAACTAATCCTTCTGTAACTTGGAACTCGCCTCTTCGGTCAAGCAGAAGCAACGTTAGAGTGTTATCTTAGAGGTCTCAATACCGATAGCCTCTTTAACCTCTTTTAGCAACCCTATAAACCAAAATAATGATTACGACAGAGCACTTTACTATTAACATATTGCGTTCATCCACCAGGTTTCTTATCACCTTGATTCCGGGCTTATTCTGGGATGCCTGCACCTGCTAACGGGTCCCTCAGGGGCCTGAAATGCAGCAGAAAATGGGAAAGACAAATGGAAAGTTCTGTACTATTCTTGTGGCCAGGCCTGCAATCTCCTAATCACAGTATTACGCTTATTCCCCTCTGCATAGTTGAGTGATGTCTGATCGTCTGTATCCTTCAAGCTAGGATTAACTTTCCCTGTAGCAAGAAGACGCTATACCACGGCATTATGACTATTCTTAGCAGCGTAGCTAAGTAGCATCTAACTATATTTATTCTTATAGTTAGCATTAACCTAGCTTGTGGTAAAAATACTACCTTTATCTTTTAAGTTAGCATTAATCTAGCCTATAGTAAGAAGATACTATACTATAAAACTATAActatttatagctatatagctAAGTAGTATCTAACTATATTTATTCTTAGAGTTAGTATTAACCTAGCCTGTAGTAAGAAGATGCTGCACTATAGAACCGTAACTATTCTTGGCGGTATAGCTCAGCGGCATCTAACTATATTTATTCTTAGAGTTAGTATTAACCTAGCCTATGGCAAGAAGACTCTACACTACGGTATTATAACTATTTAGGGCTGTATAGCTAAGGGGCGTCTGGCTGCCTCTGTCCTTTTTGTCTATTTTGATTCCGTTCCTAACTAACTCCGTGAAGACTTCCACTACACTAAAATCTGCCGCGAGGAGAAAGATTGCCATGCGCTATAGGATATAGGCGTGC
It contains:
- a CDS encoding corA-like mg2+ transporter protein domain-containing protein, with the translated sequence MYRFSPLDLSGDRTLLGLFQHYGIPADFLTERLRSVTQANSTRILPDGSRASWFHYLCKNLDVGYPTQKPHSGYTSTGLEIIELHGDNQVRSKQFKNDNWTWLRSAFFLKSGGSEIRLENGPTSKPCTTLICFGAPKSLEKRFEDLATSPSWTQCVDAPYNLFVIVLDELFLEMDEQAWRLAGVFRGVETAAITNAKKTLEVWITPSRQDITGLHNIAKHCIYLREAFDAVIMTVEGLIEQHLGGYPETSERESTSSMLKYKLGLFRAVNLRLASLDKRISNILSLSFNLQTAQDSRLMQKDSNTMKSIAVLALVFLPASTVAAIFSSPFFSMDDAVSPQKFRVSGELWIFWSIVAPMTLAVVAMWLAYDRMAVRRWEKDLQSH